From one Pseudomonas sp. B21-048 genomic stretch:
- a CDS encoding PolC-type DNA polymerase III: MNLFSWLRPVSPILPGELQQRLERLPAVAELGDCSLREQRWVVLDLETTGLNLNKDRLLSIGAVVIEDGAIDFSQPFERTLQCTELKLGPSVLIHGLGPSAIAAGSDPAQALLEFMEFVGDSPVLAFHAPFDQHMLGRALKEHLGYKLQHPFLDVADIAPLLCPQAHFREAGLDEWTDWFKLELFERHNASADALATAELMLILFSRARQQQILSPLNLQQRLSQWKRRQRAPSF, translated from the coding sequence ATGAACCTGTTTTCATGGCTGCGCCCGGTCAGCCCTATTTTGCCCGGCGAACTGCAACAACGTCTGGAGCGCTTGCCTGCCGTGGCCGAGCTGGGCGATTGCAGCCTGCGCGAACAACGCTGGGTGGTACTCGACCTGGAAACCACCGGGCTGAACCTGAACAAGGATCGGCTGCTGTCCATCGGCGCGGTGGTGATCGAGGACGGGGCGATCGATTTCAGTCAGCCATTCGAACGCACGCTGCAATGCACCGAACTCAAACTTGGCCCCAGCGTGTTGATTCATGGTCTGGGCCCGAGCGCCATTGCCGCCGGCAGCGATCCCGCGCAGGCCTTGCTCGAATTCATGGAGTTTGTCGGTGACAGTCCAGTGTTGGCCTTTCATGCGCCGTTCGACCAGCACATGCTGGGGCGCGCGCTGAAAGAACATCTGGGCTACAAGTTGCAGCATCCGTTTCTGGATGTCGCAGACATCGCGCCGCTGTTGTGCCCGCAGGCGCACTTTCGCGAGGCCGGGCTGGACGAGTGGACCGACTGGTTCAAGCTGGAGCTCTTCGAACGGCATAACGCCAGTGCCGATGCCTTGGCGACGGCGGAGCTGATGCTGATTTTGTTCAGCCGGGCGCGGCAGCAGCAGATTCTTAGCCCGTTGAATTTGCAGCAGCGGCTGAGTCAGTGGAAGCGCAGACAGCGCGCGCCCTCTTTTTAA
- a CDS encoding LysE family translocator, producing the protein MVNWAAVLAVFSVYCAGVVIPGPNFVAVAHKAASSTITEAFMLVAGIVVVNLFWATCAILGIGMVFTWLPWLAVVIKFLGAAYLIWFGARLIVLRGAGLSRDPCTTTITRRKAFLQGVATNIANPKSIAFYAAIFSAATPPHVSIETLAAMLAVVAIVASFWYGFVALALSHQRVADVYRKQKRWIDSVCGGVIILLGVRQMLR; encoded by the coding sequence ATGGTTAATTGGGCCGCGGTGCTGGCGGTTTTTTCAGTGTATTGCGCAGGGGTGGTCATACCTGGGCCGAACTTTGTCGCAGTGGCACACAAAGCAGCGTCATCGACGATCACCGAAGCGTTCATGCTGGTCGCTGGCATCGTGGTGGTGAATCTGTTCTGGGCTACCTGCGCCATTCTGGGGATCGGCATGGTGTTTACATGGCTCCCATGGCTGGCGGTGGTCATCAAGTTTCTGGGCGCTGCCTACCTGATCTGGTTCGGCGCGCGACTGATCGTGTTGCGAGGCGCTGGTCTGAGCCGCGACCCCTGCACCACTACCATAACTCGCCGCAAAGCGTTCCTGCAGGGCGTTGCTACCAACATTGCGAACCCCAAGTCCATCGCGTTCTATGCCGCCATTTTTTCCGCGGCCACGCCTCCCCACGTCAGCATCGAAACCTTAGCCGCCATGCTGGCGGTTGTCGCCATTGTTGCCTCTTTCTGGTACGGCTTTGTCGCCTTGGCGCTGTCACACCAGCGCGTTGCCGACGTGTACAGAAAACAGAAGCGCTGGATCGATTCTGTCTGTGGCGGCGTAATCATTCTGTTGGGCGTGCGGCAGATGCTGCGCTGA
- a CDS encoding LysR substrate-binding domain-containing protein, which yields MTTHLDLSTVEAFVLTTDMRSFTQAAEVLGLTQAAVSLKVSRLERTLRRRLLNRTPRSIKLSPDGEAFLPRARTLLAAQQLALSEVAYTPRKLRLGISDHVAGPELPRVLEKIKSYDPTLDISVRVGASHELLTEFDREEIDVAIVRNEKHRRDAESLFEDRYGWFADLSMRTRGDPMPLVTVDDSCGIRAIAIRLLAQEGIQWSDAFIGGGVSTALYAAAAGIGVAPLPTRLASSRLIDVGELFGLPPLPPVEMVMYSRWLDVHTRESLRILAGAFRGVAVTHLA from the coding sequence ATGACAACTCATCTCGATCTATCGACTGTTGAAGCGTTTGTACTGACCACCGACATGCGCAGTTTTACCCAAGCGGCGGAAGTACTAGGGCTGACCCAGGCCGCTGTCAGTCTCAAGGTCTCGCGGTTGGAGCGCACCCTGCGTCGACGCTTACTCAATCGCACCCCGCGCTCGATCAAGCTGTCACCCGATGGCGAAGCGTTTCTGCCGCGGGCCCGTACGTTATTGGCCGCGCAACAATTAGCACTCTCTGAAGTCGCCTACACACCTCGTAAACTGCGGCTGGGCATCAGCGATCATGTGGCTGGCCCCGAACTGCCGAGGGTGCTGGAAAAAATAAAGTCCTACGATCCAACGCTGGACATCAGCGTGCGAGTGGGGGCGTCGCACGAATTATTGACGGAGTTCGATCGCGAGGAAATTGACGTGGCGATCGTGCGCAACGAAAAACATCGACGAGACGCCGAGAGTCTCTTCGAAGACCGCTACGGCTGGTTCGCCGATCTCTCTATGCGCACCCGTGGCGATCCGATGCCGCTGGTGACCGTGGATGACTCCTGCGGGATACGCGCAATCGCAATCCGTTTACTGGCGCAGGAAGGTATTCAGTGGTCGGATGCGTTTATCGGCGGCGGCGTCTCTACTGCGCTGTACGCGGCGGCGGCGGGTATCGGCGTCGCGCCGCTGCCAACGCGTCTGGCTTCGTCCCGATTGATCGATGTTGGCGAGCTGTTTGGATTGCCGCCATTACCGCCCGTGGAAATGGTCATGTACTCCCGTTGGCTGGACGTGCATACCCGCGAGAGTCTGCGCATTCTGGCTGGAGCATTTCGTGGGGTAGCCGTCACTCACCTCGCCTGA
- a CDS encoding MFS transporter: protein MSHTKTSTIAAPTASINRHRWVVLAVGVAAQASFSLGFQGIPATGPLLQDAYGLTLDQLGLILGAIALGIAASEVIWGLLTDKLGDRFVLLTGLLSTSLIFALLAMFGTPRVGSIPGVLLLGSGLLALGILGGSINGSSGKAVMSWFQDGERGFAMSIRQTAVPVGGGIGAAILPWVALHFGFISVFSTLAVTSLLAAMAAWTWLTPAPVQPAPRVNPVASPKSTLNDPHMWRLFLTSSLLTVPQFAVLTFSAIYLINEFHLGIAVTSAVIFAVQLLGAVARVWSGRWTDKHNNRRAFVRGIALLAAVSLVLLQLNILTFNAPALSVLLLIAAGVFGSAWHGVAYTEIAVMAGAARVGTALGIENTAVFAAAFATPALIPVLLRSFSWAEVWGGIALLCLFAFVLSPKRKP, encoded by the coding sequence ATGAGCCACACTAAAACCAGCACCATTGCCGCGCCCACCGCGAGTATAAATCGCCATCGATGGGTCGTACTCGCTGTCGGGGTGGCGGCACAAGCAAGCTTCTCGCTGGGTTTTCAGGGCATCCCGGCCACTGGCCCGTTACTGCAGGACGCTTACGGCCTGACCCTTGATCAGTTGGGCCTGATACTCGGTGCGATTGCCTTGGGTATTGCCGCCTCGGAAGTCATTTGGGGCTTGCTGACCGACAAGTTGGGCGACCGCTTTGTCTTGCTGACCGGTCTTCTGAGCACGAGCCTGATCTTTGCCCTGCTGGCGATGTTCGGCACCCCCAGGGTCGGTTCCATTCCGGGAGTCTTGCTACTGGGCAGTGGCCTGCTGGCGCTGGGCATCCTGGGCGGCAGTATCAACGGCTCCAGTGGCAAGGCGGTGATGTCCTGGTTCCAGGACGGTGAACGTGGTTTCGCCATGAGCATCCGCCAGACTGCAGTGCCGGTCGGCGGCGGAATCGGTGCAGCCATCCTGCCCTGGGTCGCGCTGCACTTTGGTTTCATCAGCGTCTTCAGTACGCTGGCCGTGACCAGCCTGCTCGCTGCAATGGCCGCCTGGACCTGGCTCACGCCGGCACCGGTACAACCGGCACCACGGGTCAATCCGGTTGCCAGCCCCAAGAGCACACTCAATGACCCGCACATGTGGCGCCTGTTCCTGACCAGCAGCCTGCTCACCGTACCGCAGTTCGCAGTGCTGACCTTTTCCGCGATTTACTTGATCAACGAGTTTCATCTGGGTATTGCAGTGACCTCGGCGGTGATCTTCGCGGTGCAGCTACTCGGCGCCGTCGCTCGGGTCTGGAGCGGTCGCTGGACTGACAAACACAATAATCGTCGCGCGTTCGTGCGGGGTATCGCCCTACTCGCTGCAGTGTCTTTGGTGCTGCTGCAATTGAACATCCTGACGTTCAACGCACCGGCCCTCAGTGTGCTGCTGCTGATTGCGGCTGGCGTGTTCGGCTCCGCGTGGCACGGGGTGGCCTACACCGAGATCGCGGTGATGGCCGGTGCGGCAAGGGTCGGGACGGCCCTGGGAATCGAGAACACCGCAGTGTTCGCCGCCGCGTTCGCAACACCGGCGTTGATCCCGGTGTTGCTGCGCAGTTTCTCCTGGGCTGAAGTCTGGGGAGGAATCGCCCTGCTCTGTCTGTTTGCTTTTGTCCTGTCGCCAAAACGCAAGCCCTGA
- a CDS encoding ATP-dependent zinc protease, which yields MKSLLALLSLMALPVLAAEPTLYGRYEYIALPEIGGEVLKAKMDTGALTASLSAKDIETFTRDGDEWVRFRLATKGASNKVYEHKVARISKIKTRSEEDEDDKETIEPTKRPVVDLELCLGNIKRTVEVNLTDRSSFNYPLLIGAKALREFGAAVNPARRFTADKPDC from the coding sequence GTGAAATCTCTCCTTGCACTGCTTTCCCTCATGGCCCTGCCGGTCTTGGCCGCCGAGCCGACCTTGTATGGGCGTTACGAATACATCGCGCTGCCGGAAATCGGCGGCGAAGTCCTCAAGGCCAAAATGGACACCGGCGCCCTGACCGCGTCGCTGTCGGCCAAGGACATCGAAACCTTCACCCGCGACGGCGACGAGTGGGTGCGCTTCCGCCTCGCCACCAAAGGCGCGAGCAACAAGGTCTATGAGCACAAGGTCGCGCGGATCAGCAAGATCAAGACCCGTTCCGAAGAAGACGAGGATGACAAGGAAACGATCGAACCCACCAAGCGGCCGGTGGTCGATCTGGAATTGTGCCTGGGCAACATCAAGCGCACCGTCGAGGTCAACCTCACCGACCGCAGCAGCTTCAATTACCCGCTGTTGATCGGCGCCAAGGCTCTGCGTGAATTCGGTGCGGCGGTGAACCCGGCTCGGCGCTTCACGGCAGACAAACCCGACTGCTGA
- a CDS encoding acyltransferase has translation MRRLLTGCFVTLLLLLNTLMLFGPLMVFALLKLVLPGRFRDAASWTVMWIAETWAEIDKLIFRLCIPTQWDIRGGNDLRRDTSYLVIGNHQSWVDIPALIQALNRRTPFFKFFLKKELIWVPFLGLAWWALDYPFMKRYTKAFLAKNPELAGQDLEITKQACALYKRQPVTVVNYLEGTRYTRAKSAQQQSPFTHLLKPKAGGVAFVLAAMGEQLDAILDVTVVYPQQQIPGFWDLISGRVPRVIIDIQTRELDPALWQGDYENDPAFRETIQNWVNQLWIDKDRRIKALRAEG, from the coding sequence ATGCGCCGCCTGCTCACCGGCTGTTTCGTTACCCTGCTGTTGTTGCTTAACACCCTGATGCTGTTCGGACCGTTGATGGTGTTCGCCCTGCTCAAACTGGTTCTGCCCGGACGTTTTCGCGATGCCGCCTCCTGGACGGTGATGTGGATTGCCGAAACCTGGGCCGAAATCGACAAACTGATTTTTCGTCTGTGCATTCCCACCCAGTGGGACATTCGCGGTGGCAATGATCTACGCCGCGACACTTCGTATCTGGTAATCGGCAACCATCAATCCTGGGTCGATATACCGGCGCTGATCCAGGCCCTTAACCGGCGCACGCCGTTCTTCAAATTCTTCCTCAAGAAAGAACTGATCTGGGTGCCGTTCCTGGGCCTGGCCTGGTGGGCTTTGGACTATCCGTTCATGAAGCGCTACACCAAGGCGTTTCTGGCAAAGAACCCGGAGCTGGCCGGCCAGGACCTGGAGATCACCAAACAAGCCTGCGCGTTGTACAAGCGTCAGCCAGTGACGGTGGTCAATTATCTGGAAGGCACCCGCTACACCAGGGCGAAAAGCGCCCAGCAGCAGTCACCGTTCACCCACCTGCTCAAGCCCAAGGCGGGCGGCGTGGCATTTGTGCTGGCGGCGATGGGCGAACAACTGGATGCCATTCTCGATGTGACCGTGGTGTATCCACAGCAGCAGATTCCAGGGTTCTGGGATTTGATCAGCGGTCGCGTGCCAAGGGTGATCATCGATATCCAGACCCGCGAACTGGACCCGGCGCTGTGGCAAGGCGATTACGAAAACGATCCAGCGTTTCGCGAAACAATCCAGAACTGGGTCAACCAGCTCTGGATCGATAAGGACCGGCGCATCAAGGCATTACGCGCCGAAGGCTGA
- a CDS encoding DUF2780 domain-containing protein encodes MKVSRGFALASLMAVASLTTLVASPAFAQFSLVDAAKAVSAMQGNEGGEDDDGGDEADGIVAAAPKAAGLLNTLGSQLDITPEQAIGGAGAMLGLARNQLSGQDFSELSKNVPGLSQIAGNSAIGGLNGLGGLLGAGSDKNALLDGLLGNVKDTNDLNNAFGALGMDTGMIGMFAPVILQYLGQQGVAGSLLQNLGGIWGAGTGS; translated from the coding sequence ATGAAAGTTTCACGCGGTTTTGCACTGGCCTCGCTCATGGCTGTCGCTTCGTTGACGACACTGGTCGCCAGCCCGGCCTTTGCACAGTTCAGCCTCGTTGATGCGGCCAAAGCGGTTTCGGCGATGCAGGGCAACGAAGGCGGCGAGGACGATGATGGAGGCGATGAGGCCGATGGCATCGTGGCGGCGGCGCCCAAGGCCGCCGGTTTGCTCAATACCCTGGGCTCGCAGCTCGACATCACCCCGGAGCAGGCCATCGGCGGTGCCGGTGCGATGCTGGGGCTGGCGAGAAATCAGCTCAGCGGCCAGGACTTCTCCGAGCTGAGTAAAAACGTGCCGGGTCTCAGTCAAATCGCTGGCAACAGCGCCATCGGTGGCCTGAACGGTCTGGGCGGGCTGCTCGGGGCGGGCTCGGACAAAAATGCGTTACTCGATGGCTTGCTGGGTAACGTCAAAGACACCAACGACCTGAACAACGCCTTCGGTGCCCTGGGCATGGACACCGGGATGATCGGCATGTTTGCCCCGGTGATTCTGCAATATCTCGGCCAGCAAGGCGTGGCCGGTTCGTTGCTGCAAAATCTCGGCGGGATCTGGGGTGCAGGCACCGGCAGCTGA
- the fdhA gene encoding formaldehyde dehydrogenase, glutathione-independent, translating into MSGNRGVVYLGAGKVEVQKIDYPKMQDPRGRKIEHGVILRVVSTNICGSDQHMVRGRTTAQTGLVLGHEITGEVIEKGSGVENLQIGDLVSVPFNVACGRCRSCKEQHTGVCLSVNPARPGGAYGYVDMGDWTGGQAEYAFVPYADFNLLKLPDRDRAMEKIRDLTCLSDILPTGYHGAVTAGVGPGSTVYIAGAGPVGLAAAASARLLGAAVVIIGDVNPIRLAHAKAQGFEIADLSTDTPLHEQIAALLGEPEVDCAVDAVGFEARGHGHAGVKHEAPATVLNSLMGVVRVAGKIGIPGLYVTEDPGAVDAAAKMGSLSIRFGLGWAKSHSFHTGQTPVMKYNRQLMQAIMWDRIKIADIVGVEVISLDDAPRGYGEFDAGVPKKFVIDPHKLFSAA; encoded by the coding sequence ATGTCTGGTAATCGTGGTGTCGTGTATCTCGGCGCAGGCAAGGTCGAGGTACAGAAAATCGACTATCCCAAAATGCAGGACCCACGCGGCAGGAAGATCGAGCACGGTGTCATCCTGCGCGTAGTTTCCACCAATATTTGTGGTTCCGATCAGCACATGGTGCGCGGTCGCACCACCGCTCAGACCGGTCTGGTGCTGGGCCACGAGATCACGGGTGAAGTGATCGAGAAGGGCAGCGGTGTCGAGAACCTGCAGATCGGCGACTTGGTGTCGGTACCTTTCAACGTTGCCTGTGGCCGTTGCCGTTCGTGCAAAGAGCAACATACTGGCGTCTGCCTGAGCGTTAACCCGGCGCGTCCGGGCGGTGCCTATGGTTATGTCGACATGGGTGACTGGACCGGTGGCCAAGCCGAATACGCGTTTGTGCCGTATGCCGACTTCAACCTGCTGAAACTCCCGGATCGCGATCGCGCGATGGAGAAAATCCGTGACCTGACCTGCCTCTCCGACATTCTGCCGACCGGTTACCACGGCGCAGTGACTGCCGGCGTTGGCCCAGGTAGCACCGTATACATCGCGGGCGCTGGTCCGGTGGGTCTGGCCGCTGCCGCTTCCGCTCGCCTGTTGGGCGCTGCAGTGGTGATCATCGGTGACGTCAACCCGATCCGCCTGGCTCACGCCAAGGCTCAGGGTTTCGAAATTGCCGACCTGTCGACAGACACCCCACTGCACGAACAGATCGCCGCGCTGCTGGGTGAACCAGAAGTGGATTGTGCCGTCGACGCCGTAGGTTTCGAAGCCCGCGGCCACGGCCATGCCGGCGTGAAACACGAAGCCCCGGCAACCGTGCTCAACTCCCTGATGGGCGTGGTTCGCGTTGCCGGCAAAATCGGCATCCCTGGCCTGTACGTAACCGAAGATCCAGGTGCTGTGGACGCGGCCGCGAAAATGGGCAGCCTGAGCATTCGCTTCGGTCTGGGCTGGGCCAAATCCCACAGCTTCCACACCGGCCAGACGCCAGTGATGAAGTACAACCGCCAACTGATGCAGGCGATCATGTGGGACCGCATCAAGATTGCCGACATCGTGGGTGTTGAAGTCATCAGCCTGGATGACGCTCCACGTGGTTATGGGGAGTTCGATGCGGGCGTGCCGAAGAAGTTTGTGATCGATCCGCACAAGTTGTTCAGCGCGGCGTAA
- the purU gene encoding formyltetrahydrofolate deformylase → MSRAPDTWILTADCPSVLGTVDAVTRFLFEQGCYVTEHHSFDDRLSGRFFIRVEFRQPDGFDEQAFRAGLAERGEAFGMIFELTPPHHRPKVVIMVSKADHCLNDLLYRQRIGQLSMDVVAVVSNHPDLKPLADWHQIPYYHFPLDPNDKPSQERQVWQVIEESGAELVVLARYMQVLSPELCRKLDGKAINIHHSLLPGFKGAKPYHQAYNKGVKLVGATAHYINNDLDEGPIIAQGVEAVDHSHYPEDLIAKGRDVEGLTLARAVGYHIERRVFLNANRTVVL, encoded by the coding sequence ATGAGCCGCGCCCCAGACACATGGATTCTGACTGCCGACTGCCCCAGCGTCCTTGGCACCGTGGATGCGGTGACCCGCTTTCTGTTCGAGCAGGGCTGCTACGTCACCGAGCACCATTCTTTCGATGACCGGCTCTCGGGCCGTTTCTTCATTCGCGTGGAATTCCGTCAGCCCGATGGCTTCGATGAACAAGCCTTTCGCGCCGGTTTGGCGGAACGTGGTGAAGCCTTTGGCATGATCTTCGAGCTGACCCCGCCGCACCACCGGCCAAAAGTGGTGATCATGGTCTCCAAGGCCGATCACTGCCTCAACGACTTGCTCTACCGCCAGCGCATCGGCCAGTTGTCGATGGACGTGGTCGCCGTGGTCTCCAACCACCCGGACCTCAAGCCGTTGGCCGACTGGCACCAGATTCCGTACTACCATTTCCCGCTGGACCCGAACGACAAACCGTCGCAGGAGCGTCAGGTCTGGCAGGTGATTGAAGAGTCCGGCGCTGAACTGGTGGTCCTTGCGCGCTACATGCAAGTCCTGTCGCCAGAGCTGTGCCGCAAACTCGATGGCAAGGCGATCAACATTCATCACTCCCTGCTGCCGGGTTTCAAAGGCGCCAAGCCGTATCACCAGGCCTACAACAAGGGCGTGAAACTGGTCGGCGCCACGGCGCACTACATCAACAACGACCTGGACGAAGGCCCGATCATCGCCCAGGGCGTGGAGGCTGTGGATCACAGTCATTACCCAGAAGATTTGATCGCCAAGGGGCGGGATGTCGAAGGGCTGACCCTGGCGCGGGCGGTGGGTTATCACATTGAAAGACGCGTGTTCCTTAACGCTAACAGGACAGTTGTGCTCTAA
- a CDS encoding sarcosine oxidase subunit gamma — MTAANVYQQRPTTGAKAESSLHHADLASLVGKGRKNAGVIVREKKLLGHLTIRGDGHDPAFAAGVHKALGLELPAALTVVIKGETSLQWMGPDEWLLIVPTGEEFAAEQKLRKALGDLHIQIVNVSGGQQILELSGPNVRQVLMKSTSYDVHPNNFPVGKAVGTVFAKSQLMIRHTAEDTWELLIRRSFSDYWWLWLQDAAAEYGLSVQA, encoded by the coding sequence ATGACCGCAGCCAATGTTTACCAACAACGCCCAACCACCGGGGCCAAGGCCGAGTCGTCGCTGCATCACGCCGACCTCGCCAGCCTGGTGGGCAAGGGCCGCAAGAACGCCGGCGTGATCGTGCGTGAGAAAAAACTCCTCGGTCACCTGACCATTCGTGGCGATGGCCATGATCCAGCGTTCGCTGCCGGCGTGCACAAGGCCCTGGGTCTGGAGCTGCCAGCCGCGTTGACCGTGGTGATCAAAGGTGAAACCAGCCTGCAATGGATGGGGCCGGATGAATGGCTGCTGATCGTGCCGACCGGCGAAGAATTCGCCGCCGAGCAGAAATTGCGCAAAGCCCTGGGCGACCTGCACATCCAGATCGTCAACGTCAGCGGTGGCCAACAGATCCTCGAACTCAGCGGCCCGAACGTACGTCAGGTGCTGATGAAATCCACCAGCTACGACGTGCATCCCAACAACTTCCCGGTGGGCAAGGCTGTCGGCACGGTGTTCGCCAAGTCGCAACTGATGATCCGCCACACTGCCGAAGACACCTGGGAACTGCTGATCCGCCGCAGCTTCTCGGATTACTGGTGGTTGTGGTTGCAGGATGCGGCCGCCGAATACGGGCTTAGCGTCCAGGCGTAA